A genomic segment from Cyprinus carpio isolate SPL01 chromosome A4, ASM1834038v1, whole genome shotgun sequence encodes:
- the LOC109067996 gene encoding voltage-dependent L-type calcium channel subunit alpha-1C-like isoform X32, protein MLRGLFSRRRLKHERLQEEVEERFKGKLVSERELGYTFVRPGGSNYSSPSLAPVPSLNEDERVGGGGGVLGLAPEHIPTPGASLSWQAAIDAARQAKLMGTSGAPISTASSTQRKRQHYTKPKKQASTASTRPPRALLCLTLKNPIRRACINIVEWKPFEIIILMTIFANCVALAVYIPFPEDDSNATNSNLERVEYLFLIIFTVEAFLKVIAYGLLCHPNAYLRNGWNLLDFIIVVVGLFSAILEQATKGDGGTSMGGKAAGFDVKALRAFRVLRPLRLVSGVPSLQVVLNSIIKAMVPLLHIALLVLFVIIIYAIIGLELFMGKMHRTCFFFKDGLKGPISEEKPAPCAPSSTHGRHCSMANITQCMMGWAGPNDGITNFDNFAFAMLTVFQCITMEGWTDVLYWMQDAMGYELPWVYFVSLVIFGSFFVLNLVLGVLSGEFSKEREKAKARGDFQKLREKQQLEEDLKGYLDWITQAEDIDPENDDDGLDDDKPRNLSMPASENESVNTDNAPAGDMEGETCCTRMANRISKSKFSRYSRRWNRLCRRTCRAAVKSNVFYWLVIFLVFLNTLTIASEHHQQPDWLTNVQDIANKVLLALFTGEMLLKMYSLGLQAYFVSLFNRFDSFVVCGGILETILVETKIMSPLGISVLRCVRLLRIFKITRYWNSLSNLVASLLNSVRSIASLLLLLFLFIIIFSLLGMQLFGGKFNFDETRRSTFDNFPQSLLTVFQILTGEDWNSVMYDGIMAYGGPSFPGMLVCIYFIILFICGNYILLNVFLAIAVDNLADAESLTSAQKEEEEEKERKKLARTASPEKRQNSEKPPLEDEKKEEKIELKSITSDGETATKINIDEYTGEENEEKNPYPVNDFPGEEDDEEPEMPVGPRPRPLSDIQLKEKAVPMPEARAFFIFSPNNKFRVLCHKIVNHNIFTNLILFFILLSSISLAAEDPVNNDSFRNQILGYADYVFTGIFTIEIILKMTAYGAFLHKGSFCRNYFNILDLVVVSVSLISSGVQSSAINVVKILRVLRVLRPLRAINRAKGLKHVVQCVFVAIRTIGNIVIVTTLLQFMFACIGVQLFKGKFFYCTDTSKQTHSECRGSYILYKDGNVGKPEKAQRSWENSDFNFDDVLQGMMALFAVSTFEGWPGLLYRAIDSHTEDVGPIYNYRVIISIFFIIYIIIIAFFMMNIFVGFVIVTFQEQGEQEYKNCELDKNQRQCVEYALKARPLRRYIPKNPYQYKVWYVVNSTYFEYLMFTLILLNTICLAMQHHGQSQSFSKAMNILNMLFTGLFTVEMILKLIAFKPRGYFSDPWNVFDFLIVIGSIIDVILSEINPADPSSSPPSSVVRPMGLQNTEDNARISITFFRLFRVMRLVKLLSRGEGIRTLLWTFIKSFQALPYVALLIVMLFFIYAVIGMQMFGKIALRDNSQINRNNNFQTFPQAVLLLFRCATGEAWQEIMLACSPNRPCEKGSEVSHNSEDCGSHFAIIYFVSFYMLCAFLIINLFVAVIMDNFDYLTRDWSILGPHHLDEFKRIWAEYDPEAKGRIKHLDVVTLLRRIQPPLGFGKLCPHRVACKRLVSMNMPLNSDGTVMFNATLFALVRTALRIKTEGNLEQANEELRAIVKKIWKRTSMKLLDQVVPPAGDDEVTVGKFYATFLIQEYFRKFKKRKEQGLVAKIPPKTALSLQAGLRTLHDMGPEIRRAISGDLTVEEELERAMKETVCAASEDDIFRRSGGLFGNHVNYYHQSDGHASFPQSFTTQRPLHISKSGSPGETESPSHQKLVDSTFTPSSYSSSGSNANINNANNTAIGHRYPKPTVSTVDGHTGPPLTTVPLPRPTWCFPNKSSDSSDSRLPIIRREEASTDETYDETLLDERDQTMLSMDMMEFQDEESKQLAPMVEADVGEERRPWQSPRRRAFLCPTALGRRSSFHLECLRKHNRPDVSQKTALPLHLVHHQALAVAGLSPLLRRSHSPTLFTRLCSTPPASPSGRGGGGPCYQPVPSLRLEGSGSYEKLNSSMPSVNCSSWYSDSNGNHRGSVQRTQRPVSLTVPPVTRRDSISVAHGSACSLVEAVLISEGLGHYAQDPSFIQVAKQELADACDMTMEEMENAADNILNANAPPNANGNLLPFIQCRDTGSQESRCSHTLNLSTATGSDELLGVELECSEGAGQRNSTLMEDEDMECVTSL, encoded by the exons GAacgggtggagtatctctttctGATCATTTTTACGGTGGAAGCATTTCTCAAAGTTATTGCATACGGGTTGCTGTGTCACCCTAATGCATACCTGCGGAATGGCTGGAACTTGTTGGATTTCATCATCGTGGTGGTAGG gctGTTCAGTGCAATATTAGAGCAGGCCACTAAAGGGGATGGTGGGACTTCAATGGGAGGCAAGGCTGCAGGGTTTGATGTAAAAGCCCTGCGAGCCTTTAGAGTGTTGAGACCTCTGAGACTCGTATCTGGAGTACCta GTTTACAGGTGGTGCTGAACTCCATCATTAAAGCCATGGTTCCCCTCCTGCACATCGCTCTGCTCGTTCTGTTCGTCATCATCATTTATGCCATCATCGGCCTAGAGCTCTTCATGGGCAAGATGCACAGAACTTGTTTTTTCTTCAAAGATGGACTCAAAG GTCCTATATCTGAAGAGAAGCCGGCCCCCTGCGCCCCAAGCTCCACCCATGGACGACACTGCTCCATGGCCAACATAACACAGTGCATGATGGGATGGGCAGGCCCAAATGATGGAATCACGAACTTTGATAACTTTGCATTTGCCATGCTAACTGTGTTTCAATGCATCACGATGGAGGGCTGGACTGACGTCCTGTACTGG ATGCAGGATGCCATGGGTTATGAGCTTCCGTGGGTCTATTTTGTCAGTCTGGTCATCTTTGGATCCTTTTTCGTTCTAAATCTGGTTCTGGGTGTGTTGAGCGG AGAGTTCTCTAAAGAGCGAGAAAAGGCCAAAGCACGCGGTGATTTCCAGAAGCTCCGTGAGAAGCAGCAGCTGGAGGAGGATCTAAAGGGCTACCTGGACTGGATCACGCAGGCGGAGGATATCGACCCTGAGAACGATGACGACGGACTGGACGACGACAAGCCTAGAAATC TGAGTATGCCGGCCAGTGAAAATGAGTCTGTGAACACTGATAATGCTCCCGCTGGAGACATGGAGGGAGAGACCTGCTGTACTCGCATGGC AAATAGGATCTCCAAATCCAAATTCAG TCGATATTCACGCCGATGGAATCGGTTATGTCGGCGCACGTGCCGTGCAGCAGTGAAGTCAAATGTGTTCTACTGGCTGGTGATCTTCCTGGTGTTTTTGAACACACTTACTATCGCCTCTGAGCACCACCAGCAGCCAGACTGGCTCACCAATGTACAAG ATATCGCCAATAAGGTGTTGCTGGCTCTTTTTACCGGTGAGATGCTGCTGAAGATGTACAGCCTGGGTCTACAGGCCTATTTCGTCTCCCTTTTCAACCGCTTCGACAGTTTTGTGGTGTGCGGTGGAATTCTGGAGACTATCCTGGTAGAGACTAAGATCATGTCACCCCTCGGCATCTCTGTGCTGCGCTGTGTGCGTCTGCTCCGCATCTTCAAGATCACCAG GTACTGGAACTCTCTCAGTAATCTAGTGGCGTCTCTGCTGAACTCGGTGCGCTCTATCGCGTCCCTGCTTCTGCTGCTCTTCctgttcatcatcatcttcagtcTGCTCGGAATGCAGCTCTTTGGTGGCAAGTTCAACTTTGACGAGACGCGCCGCAGCACCTTCGATAACTTCCCGCAGTCTCTCCTCACCGTCTTTCAG ATTTTGACCGGAGAGGACTGGAACTCTGTGATGTATGATGGGATCATGGCATATGGTGGGCCCTCCTTTCCTGGCATGCttgtctgcatttatttcatcatcctcttcatctgCGGAAACT ACATCCTCCTGAATGTCTTCTTGGCCATTGCCGTGGACAACCTGGCAGACGCAGAGAGTCTGACATCTGcgcagaaagaggaagaggaggagaaagagaggaagaagcTGGCCAG AACGGCCAGTCCAGAGAAGCGGCAGAACTCTGAGAAACCACCTCTGGAGGatgaaaagaaagaggaaaagatTGAACTTAAATCCATCACTTCTGATGGAGAGACTGCCACCAAG ATCAACATAGATGAGTACACAGGGGAGGAGAATGAGGAGAAGAATCCATATCCTGTGAACGACTTCCCAG GAGAGGAGGACGATGAGGAGCCAGAGATGCCAGTAGGTCCTCGTCCACGTCCACTCTCTGACATTCAGCTGAAGGAGAAAGCTGTCCCCATGCCAGAAGCCAGGGCTTTCTTTATTTTCAGCCCCAATAACAA gTTCAGGGTTTTGTGTCATAAGATTGTAAACCACAACATCTTCACCAATTTAATCCTGTTCTTTATACTGCTGAGCAGTATTTCACTGGCAGCGGAGGACCCAGTGAATAATGACTCATTCAGGAATcag ATTCTAGGCTATGCAGATTACGTGTTTACAGGAATCTTCACCATAGAGATCATTCTGAag ATGACAGCGTATGGAGCATTCCTACATAAGGGTTCATTTTGTcggaattattttaatattttggatcTGGTGGTGGTCAGTGTGTCTCTGATCTCCTCTGGAGTTCA GTCAAGTGCCATTAATGTAGTAAAGATTCTCAGAGTGCTGAGGGTGTTGAGGCCCCTGAGAGCAATCAACAGAGCCAAGGGCCTCAAA CATGTggtccagtgtgtgtttgtagcCATCCGTACCATCGGGAACATCGTCATCGTCACCACTTTGCTGCAGTTCATGTTTGCCTGTATTGGTGTTCAACTTTTCAAG GGCAAATTCTTCTACTGCACAGACACCTCTAAACAGACACATTCCGAATGCAG aGGGTCCTATATATTATACAAAGATGGGAATGTTGGGAAACCAGAGAAAGCACAGCGTTCATGGGAGAACAGTGACTTCAACTTTGATGATGTCCTGCAGGGCATGATGGCTCTGTTTGCCGTATCCACTTTTGAGGGTTGGCCAGG GCTCCTCTACAGAGCCATTGACTCCCATACAGAGGATGTTGGCCCAATCTACAACTACCGTGTGATCATCTCTATATTCTTCATCAtctacatcatcatcatcgccTTCTTCATGATGAACATATTCGTAGGTTTCGTCATTGTGACATTTCAGGAGCAGGGAGAGCAAGAGTACAAAAACTGTGAGCTGGACAAGAACCAG CGTCAGTGTGTGGAATATGCCCTGAAGGCCCGTCCCCTGCGCAGGTACATCCCCAAGAACCCGTATCAGTATAAGGTTTGGTACGTGGTGAACTCTACCTACTTTGAGTACCTGATGTTCACCCTCATTCTTCTCAACACCATCTGCCTGGCCATGCAG CATCATGGCCAATCTCAGTCGTTCAGCAAAGCCATGAATATCCTCAACATGTTGTTCACCGGCCTCTTCACTGTGGAAATGATCCTCAAACTCATCGCCTTCAAACCCAGG GGTTACTTTAGTGACCCCTGGAATGTTTTTGACTTCCTCATCGTAATTGGCAGCATTATAGACGTCATTCTGAGTGAGATCAAC CCAGctgacccctcctcctctccCCCCTCCTCTGTGGTAAGACCAATG GGCCTCCAAAACACTGAAGATAACGCCAGGATCTCAATCACATTCTTTCGGCTGTTCCGTGTGATGAGGCTGGTGAAGCTCCTGTCTCGGGGAGAGGGCATTCGGACGCTGCTCTGGACCTTCATTAAATCCTTTCAG GCTCTTCCCTATGTTGCTTTGCTGATCGTGATGCTGTTCTTCATCTACGCCGTCATTGGGATGCAG ATGTTTGGTAAGATTGCCCTGAGGGACAACAGCCAGATCAACCGAAACAACAACTTTCAGACGTTTCCTCAGGCTGTTCTGCTGCTCTTCAg GTGTGCAACAGGGGAGGCATGGCAGGAAATCATGCTGGCCTGTTCTCCGAACCGCCCGTGTGAgaaggggtcagaggtcagccaCAACAGTGAAGACTGTGGCAGCCACTTTGCCATCATCTACTTTGTTAGCTTTTATATGCTTTGCGCCTTCCTG ATCATTAACCTCTTTGTGGCCGTCATCATGGACAACTTTGACTATTTGACACGTGACTGGTCGATATTGGGGCCGCATCACCTGGATGAGTTTAAGAGGATATGGGCAGAGTACGATCCTGAGGCCAA GGGACGGATAAAGCACCTGGATGTGGTGACGTTGCTGCGCAGGATTCAGCCTCCCCTTGGGTTTGGAAAGCTTTGTCCACATAGAGTGGCGTGCAAG CGGCTTGTGTCCATGAACATGCCTCTCAATAGTGACGGGACGGTGATGTTCAACGCAACTCTCTTTGCTCTAGTACGAACGGCTCTACGCATCAAAACGGAAG GTAACCTGGAGCAAGCGAATGAGGAACTCAGGGCCATCGTGAAGAAGATCTGGAAGAGGACGAGCATGAAGCTGCTGGATCAAGTCGTTCCCCCTGCTGGAG ATGATGAAGTAACAGTGGGGAAGTTCTATGCCACATTCCTGATTCAGGAATACTTCAGGAAATTTAAGAAGCGCAAGGAACAGGGCCTGGTGGCCAAAATTCCTCCAAAGACTGCTCTTTCATTGCAG GCTGGCCTGCGTACACTGCATGATATGGGTCCTGAGATCAGAAGAGCGATATCAGGAGACCTGACTGTggaggaggagctggagagagCCATGAAGGAAACCGTGTGTGCTGCATCTGAGGATGATATCTTCAGG CGGTCTGGCGGTCTCTTCGGTAACCACGTCAACTACTACCACCAGAGTGACGGCCACGCCTCCTTCCCACAGTCCTTCACAACACAGCGGCCGTTGCACATCAGTAAATCCGGGAGTCCTGGCGAAACAGAATCTCCGTCTCATCAGAAGCTTGTTGACTCCACCTTCACTCCGAGCAGTTACTCTTCCTCAGGATCCAACGCAAACATTAACAACGCCAACAACACAGCCATCGGACACCGGTACCCCAAACCTACCGTCAGCACAGTGGACGGACACACGGGACCGCCCCTCACCACCGTCCCACTGCCACGGCCCACATGGTGCTTTCCTAACAAGAG CTCTGATTCCAGTGACAGTCGTCTCCCTATAATCCGGCGAGAGGAAGCATCTACAGATGAGACGTACGATGAAACATTACTAGATGAGAGAGATCAGACCATGCTCTCCATGGACAT GATGGAATTTCAGGATGAAGAGAGCAAGCAGTTGGCTCCCATGGTGGAGGCGGATGTAGGGGAGGAGAGGAGGCCGTGGCAGTCTCCACGGCGACGGGCCTTTCTCTGCCCCACTGCACTgg GTCGACGGTCTTCCTTTCACTTGGAGTGTCTGAGAAAACATAACAGACCTGATGTTTCTCAGAAAACAGCACTACCACTGCATCTAGTGCATCATCAG GCTCTGGCTGTGGCAGGGTTGAGTCCCTTGCTGAGACGGAGTCATTCTCCGACGCTGTTCACGCGTCTGTGTTCCACACCTCCTGCGAGTCCCAGCGGCCGTGGCGGGGGAGGGCCGTGCTACCAGCCCGTTCCGTCTCTGCGGTTGGAGGGCAGCGGATCTTACGAGAAACTCAACAGCAGCATGCCGTCTGTGAACTGCAGCTCGTGGTACAGTGACAGTAATGGCAACCACAGGGGGAGCGTGCAGAGGACGCAGCGACCCGTGTCCCTCACGGTTCCTCCGGTCACACGCAGAGACTCCATATCCGTGGCACATGGGAGCGCCTGCAGCCTCGTGGAGGCG GTGTTGATATCCGAGGGTTTGGGTCACTATGCACAGGATCCCTCCTTCATCCAGGTAGCGAAGCAGGAACTAGCGGACGCCTGCGACATGACCATGGAGGAGATGGAGAACGCTGCCGACAACATTCTCAATGCCAACGCGCCACCCAATGCCAACGGAAACCTGCTACCCTTCATACAGTGCAGAGACACTGGCTCCCAGGAGTCCCGTTGCAGCCACACGCTGAACCTCTCGACCGCCACGGGCTCCGATGAGCTGCTGGGGGTGGAGTTAGAGTGCTCCGAGGGGGCGGGGCAGCGGAACAGCACTCTGATGGAGGACGAGGACATGGAGTGCGTGACCAGTTTGTAG